The following coding sequences lie in one Photobacterium sp. CCB-ST2H9 genomic window:
- a CDS encoding FdhF/YdeP family oxidoreductase — protein MTVKKYKSSAGGWGALASTTRHLVKSENITRNIRNLLKTNQEHGFDCPGCAWGETEEQGRFRFCENGAKAVNWEATSRRVTPEFFAQYPVGWLQQQSDYFLEYQGRLSHPVRYNPKTDHYEAIRWDEAFALIASHLHALDNPNQAEFYTSGRASNEAAFLYQLFVRAYGTNNFPDCSNMCHEASGVALKQSIGIGKGTVKIEDFDKADAIFVFGQNPGTNHPRMLDTLRKASRRGAAIVTFNTLKERGLERFTNPQSPAEMLTGGATAISSHYFTPKLGGDMAVVRGMVKALIAMDKTETAAGKDSIFDHDFIRAHTTGLDSYLSEVEATDWSLITEQAGLNQQDLEYAATLYRHSQRVIITWAMGITQHKHSVSTIQEITNLQLLFGQLGKPGAGLCPVRGHSNVQGDRTMGIHEKPAPAFTQALEKRFGFTPPSEQGHNTVHAIKAMLAGESKVFIGLGGNFASATPDTRLTQQALASCALTVNIATKLNRTHLITGQDSLILPCLGRTDIDLQENGPQSVTVEDSFSMVHASGGVVESDIAEMRSEPAIIAGIAKATLGNHPVDWDWLIEDYDRIRDLIADVIPGFSEMNLKLKQPGGFYLGNSAAERIWHTDSQKAEFRTHPLPDHLLPANLRQLSDDPVFVLQTVRSHDQYNTTIYGFEDRYRGISGERKILMMNASDIEAIGLKPGDRVDVTSLSADGIQRQVEGFKLISYDIPAGNIAAYFPETNPLVALDSKGDLSDTPISKAIPVVLTPSQVDDERIDLAPY, from the coding sequence ATGACCGTAAAAAAATACAAAAGCTCCGCCGGTGGATGGGGGGCACTTGCCAGTACAACCCGTCATCTGGTGAAAAGTGAGAACATCACCCGAAATATCCGCAACTTACTGAAAACGAACCAAGAACATGGTTTTGACTGCCCGGGCTGTGCTTGGGGGGAAACCGAAGAACAGGGGCGTTTCAGGTTCTGCGAAAACGGTGCCAAAGCCGTAAACTGGGAAGCAACCAGTCGTCGGGTCACCCCGGAGTTTTTTGCCCAGTATCCGGTCGGCTGGCTGCAGCAACAGAGCGATTACTTTCTGGAATATCAGGGCCGCCTGAGCCACCCCGTACGATACAACCCCAAGACAGATCACTATGAAGCGATCCGTTGGGATGAAGCTTTTGCTCTGATCGCAAGTCATTTGCATGCACTGGATAACCCAAATCAGGCCGAATTCTACACCTCAGGACGAGCCAGCAACGAAGCGGCGTTTCTCTACCAGCTTTTTGTCCGGGCCTATGGCACCAATAACTTTCCGGACTGTTCAAACATGTGCCATGAAGCCAGTGGCGTCGCACTGAAACAAAGTATCGGCATCGGCAAAGGTACAGTAAAAATCGAAGACTTTGATAAAGCTGACGCTATCTTTGTCTTTGGGCAGAATCCCGGCACAAATCATCCCCGAATGCTGGATACTCTGCGTAAGGCCTCTCGACGCGGCGCCGCAATTGTGACCTTCAATACCCTCAAAGAGCGCGGTCTTGAGCGATTCACAAACCCGCAATCTCCTGCTGAAATGCTGACCGGTGGCGCAACCGCCATCAGCAGTCACTATTTTACGCCAAAACTGGGCGGTGACATGGCGGTGGTCAGGGGCATGGTCAAAGCCCTCATTGCCATGGATAAAACCGAGACCGCTGCAGGAAAAGATTCTATTTTCGATCATGATTTTATCCGGGCGCATACGACAGGATTAGACAGCTACCTGAGCGAAGTGGAAGCAACAGACTGGTCTCTCATTACGGAACAGGCGGGACTGAACCAACAGGATCTTGAATACGCTGCAACACTATATCGCCACTCTCAACGCGTGATCATCACCTGGGCGATGGGCATTACACAACACAAGCACTCTGTCAGCACCATTCAGGAAATCACCAACCTGCAATTACTCTTTGGTCAGTTAGGCAAACCGGGGGCCGGACTTTGCCCGGTCCGCGGCCACAGCAACGTACAGGGTGACCGGACCATGGGCATCCATGAAAAACCGGCACCGGCATTCACCCAGGCGCTTGAAAAACGGTTCGGCTTCACTCCCCCATCAGAACAGGGTCACAATACTGTTCATGCCATCAAGGCAATGCTGGCCGGAGAAAGTAAAGTCTTTATCGGATTAGGAGGCAACTTTGCTTCAGCGACACCAGACACCCGTCTCACCCAGCAGGCACTGGCAAGTTGCGCGCTCACGGTGAATATTGCCACCAAACTCAACCGTACCCACCTGATCACCGGTCAAGACAGTCTGATCCTGCCCTGCCTGGGACGAACGGATATCGACCTTCAGGAAAACGGACCGCAATCGGTCACGGTTGAAGATTCTTTCAGTATGGTCCATGCCTCCGGCGGTGTCGTTGAAAGTGACATCGCTGAAATGCGCTCTGAGCCTGCAATCATTGCCGGTATCGCCAAAGCCACACTGGGGAATCACCCGGTTGACTGGGACTGGCTGATCGAAGACTACGACCGGATACGTGATCTGATTGCCGACGTCATTCCCGGATTCAGTGAGATGAACCTCAAACTGAAACAGCCCGGCGGTTTTTATCTGGGTAACAGTGCTGCAGAGCGAATCTGGCACACGGATTCCCAAAAAGCGGAGTTCAGAACGCATCCGCTCCCCGACCACCTGCTCCCGGCCAATTTACGTCAACTCAGCGATGATCCGGTTTTCGTTCTTCAGACCGTTCGCTCTCACGACCAGTACAACACGACAATTTATGGTTTTGAAGACAGGTATCGCGGGATTTCAGGCGAACGTAAGATCCTGATGATGAATGCATCAGACATCGAGGCAATAGGCTTAAAACCGGGGGACAGAGTCGACGTGACTTCGTTGTCTGCCGATGGCATCCAGCGTCAGGTCGAAGGGTTCAAACTTATCAGCTATGACATCCCGGCTGGCAATATCGCCGCATATTTCCCGGAAACTAACCCGCTGGTGGCACTGGACAGTAAAGGCGACTTGAGTGATACCCCGATTTCGAAAGCCATTCCTGTCGTGCTTACGCCTAGTCAGGTTGACGATGAACGAATCGATCTGGCTCCTTATTAA